The DNA sequence AGTCGACTGTGTCTCAAAGAGAGGTTAGATTCAAGTCGAATTGTTTAGCAGGTCGCTTccaacaattttcaatttttatttcttatcaatttaatttgtgTAAAGTTTTGGATTGAGCAAACCCAAGTTCATGGAAAGGGAATGTTCTTTGTTTTAGATTTATTATTGGTAATTTTAAGGTATTGATGAGGTTGGCCTATTTGAGTAGTCATTAAAACAAAGTTTTTTCACTGTTTGATAGTCGTCATAATTTTGTAAAGACTGGTGAAACAGGCAATGAAGTGTAAGAAACCTTAACATGATCCTTTCCTAGCTTTGAAAGAATGAAATTTGCCATGGTGTCGGTTTCTTCCTTCTGTTAGCTTTCAATGTTGAGCTTGTGAGATTGGAGCTTTACACTTCTAGTTCTACTTTCCTCTCTGATTCAGTTTGTGTTGCTTCTTAGAAAGGATGTTTAAATGCTCACGTTAAACTTTTTCTGGATTTTAGAAATTTAACTGAAAAAATAATGCTTATAAACAAAAGTTTGTGCTGGGTAAGATTTTTTATTGGATCTCCTCATGTGACAAATCATAGAGCCTTTTTGTTTTGTGAAGCTAAGTTTGTTCATTTTATCATTGGTGTCTAGGAATGTTTCTTTAGACATGCATAGAGATTTCAAGTTTCAATCTTTTCTTTTAGTCTGCTATTTGGAGCCTTCCGCCATGGTGGCGATGACAAGGACGATTCTAGCTAGAATGCTTTAGGTTGAAGTCTAGCCTCCTAAGCTTCTTAGTAGGATGCGCTTAGCCTTTGTAAATGCTTTGTTAGTTTATTTTATGAGCCAAGATGGACCTTGACCACATATCCCTTGTCGACACTATTACATTAGGCAACGATATTCTAGTAGTGGTTATAAGATAACGTTAtcttaatacttttaaattaataatttgaaaatagtttaaaattatttttttattatatataataatatattttaataaaaaattgatatctTAGTAACAGATTAGATGAATTCTAAAGTATTACCATTAATGAGTTTCTAATCAAAACTAAGTTAAGAGCCTAAAAAACTGTAAAAACTTCTAGTATCAAAGGAGAATAACTCTAAATATACTTAACCACTACATCCAATAAAATACCAGTAGTATCATGAATTACTATAGCAATACCGATAGAAGAAAACTGATTCTTCCATACCGCATCAGTATTAAATTTTAAGGTCTCATTCGGAGGAAGTAAACATACCTTATGTCTAAATAAGCGTCGAGAAGTACAGAATGGAGGAGCAGCAAAACTATCATATTATTGCTGAAAAgattacattttcaaaaaatagCTCTTAAAGACACTACTACTCCACCAGCTCAAAGAGCATCTATGAACTTTTAATCTTTGCACAAAAGAGCAAAGAACTAGAAACAGGCATAGGCCATGTAGAAGaaataatatttgaatattaaagGTGAAGTAACCACTTAGTTTCAAAGCGAACAAAAAATTATGAATACCTAGAGAAGGGTCCAATAACAAAACTAAAGATCTATAATTTGACTCTACTAAAGATTTATGGATAAGTTGAGCTCTCAAAAAGCAATAACGCCACTCTATTAACACCAAAACTCTATTCAATCGCTGTTGTATATCTTGAGCGCCAAAACGCTTATTGAACCAAGTATATGGATATCCTTGCTATGACAATTCCAACGTAGCACAACATTAGTTAAAAGTAATGAAACTTGATACTTAGGAAGCCGTCATTGTATATCTATCTAATTTATCTGCAAAAGattagataatattaaaattaccaATATAACATATTATAGCAGAGATTCATCTCATCGTAAAGTAACCAAGTCATTCCATAAATAATCTCTATAAACTCTATCAGAACAtccataaataaaaattatttttcaacacAGCTTGGTAGCCATTAGAATGATATGACGGTCCATAAAATTTTTACACCAAAAGCAAGGATCAAATTGACAAACTGCCTTGAAAACTGAATCAACAAACATAGAGCGAAAATAACCATAGTCTTTATAACATTGTCATGTATATATtgtctttaatttttagttttcatAACAAAAACTAAACATGAGGGATATTTACAAAGAAGTTCACTAAAAACTTGCACTGTTTGGGATTACCCAATTCCCTAGCAGTTCCAAATTAAAATCTTCATAAAATCTTTGTTAGCTGTAAGCCAGCCCAAATTGATTTTTCTCATATGTTTCTACTTGTTCAGAATCTAGAATGACCTGTGGTTGACCATATTTCTCTTAACCAGCAGCCATAACTGCCCATGATCATTTTTAATTGCAGAAAAGGCCAAAACACAAATATTGATATTCATTTCTAGGATAGAAACAGAGTTAGTGATATATTTTACAGAAGGAGATGGGTACATTTTTGTCCTGAGCTGATCAACAAAACATTTGACTTCTCATTCTCTAGTCTTGTAATGAGAAAGCTTCAACTCAACTCCGTGTCATTGCTAGTTCTGGAATTTCTTGCTAAAAAGTTAACGGAAACAAATTCCAGAATGAAAAATTGATTCAAAAACTCTATACAGATGTTGATATGTAATTGAATTACATAGAAAAATGTTGCTAAGGGAAACAAAATGGTAATCATCTTCCATCAATCATTGTAACAGTCACATCATTTGAGGATACAATTTCCTGACCTTCAAGATAGATTTCAGATGTATCTATGGAGGAAGTTCTGACTGAAGTATAAGTAGGTTGTCTAGGCAATGGCAAGGTTGGACTATTGCTTTCGAGCATTAACGCGATAGATGACATTGTTGGTCTCTGAACTGGAGAATCTTGCACACATAACATTCCTACTTGTATGCATTTTAAGACTTCGTCCTCGCAACACGAATCTCGAATAGAAGGATCGACTAGCTCCATTGCTTTATCTTCATGCCAAAGCTCCCATGCCTGAGATCAACTAACATTAACCTTCTATAGATGAACAATGATAAGCTTAAATAGAAATCATGGCGGATGTACTTACATAAGCGATGAGGCTGAGATGATCGGTTAAACGATAGCTGGTGTTCCTCCGGCCACTCACGATCTCTAATAGTAAGACTCCAAAGCTATAGACATCTGACTTAACTGAAAATAGGCCTTCCATTGCATATTCAGGCGACATATAACCACTGCATTTTGAAAAAGTGACACATTACATCAAGACTAAAATTGTTTGCCAGAATTGAATTATGGATCATCTGACAAGACAATTTGTACTTACTATGTGCCAACAACTCGATTCGTGTTCAATTCATTTTGGTTTCCCCCAAATATTCTGGCCATGCCGAAGTCTGAAATCTTTGGATCCATTTCCTCATCCAACAATATGTTGCTAGCCTTTAGATCCCGATGAATGATCCTGAGTCTTGAATCTCGATGGAGATAAAGAAGACCTCTAGCAATCCCTCCAATGATATTGAACCTCTTCTTCCAGTCTAATAATGCCTGCTTTGTGGGGTCTGCCATtgttttcacaataaaatgaaaatgattTCTGTCTCTTCACACGGAGTTTAAGCAAACATGCAAGTAAAAGAAATTTACCAAAAAGAAAGCAATCCAAGCTTTTGTTTGGCATGTACTCATAAAGCAGCATCTTCTCTTCTCCCTGAATACAGCAGCCTAGTAATCTAACAAGATTTCTGTGTTGTAATTTCGCGATCAATATGATTTCATTCTTGAACTCCTCTAAACCTTGGCCAGAGATTTTCGACAGCCTCTTTACAGCTATTTCTTCTCCTCCAGGAAGCTTTCCCTGTCATAAAAGTTAAGAGATAGTTATTATCTTCAATACTTAATCTCTGGTTTCCAAATTCCATGCCACATGAGTAAAATAAACACTCACCTTGTAGACAGGACCAAATCCCCCCTGCCCAAGTTTGTTTTCTTCAGAAAAATTGTTTGTAGCTTCTGCTACAGAATTGAAATTGAACAATGGCAAATCAGGACCATTTACTGGGCTCCCATCAATGACTAGGTCAGCCGGTCCAGACATCTCCGATGAatactctttactcttgctcaTGTCTGAAAATGGTACCTCACTCTTTCTCATCAATGAAACTGAGGCAGCTGTGGGCAAAACAGCAGCTGAGGAAAAGGGTAACAAAGAAATATGTTAGAATATGCTCCCCAAGGTGCCTCTTGCAACCTTTTAACTTTAACTGAACAaacaagaaatttaaaaatccCACCTTTGAGTTTTCTTTTTAGGCACCAGAGTAGCCATACAGATATAGCTAAGAAGACGACTCCAGCCACAACAATCACTACAATCACAGCTGCAGACAATCCCTTTTTATCTGCATTAAGTAAACAAAtcagaacatcaaagattgttCCAAGATTtcttattttctctctttttattcATAAACATTACTGGAATTCTagtacacacacacacacacacacacaaaaaaaagggCAATGGTGTTACCAAATTCAGAACCAGCGAGACGAAGTTGCATAACAATCCCAGGTTTGCCAAAATCCTGGACATCAATCAAGTCACCATTCCATATCATGCATCCAATATTTTCAACTCTTGCATAAGCATTACATGAACACTTGCTTAAACACCTTTTCTTACAAGCATCCGAGAGATCCTGAGAGAAGACAACAGCAAAATCTGGCAATTTATTGCATTTTAACTCTTTAAACCCATCTTCTTCTGCTGTGCTGATATTCTTCTGGCACTGCAATTCTCTACTTCTCACACACCCATCTGACCAATTTTTCTTTGCCCATTGATCTGGATTCCTTGGAACAAACCCATCCATGCATCTGCATTCTGGGTCAGCTAATGCTCTACAGACCCCAAAATCGCCACAATAATTGTAAAGTTCACAGTTATTTGCTGGCTGTTTTTGCATCTCATCCCAATTCTTTTTGCTTTCATTCCATTTCAACTGTTCTTCATATCCATCCCAAGTTATTCGAAACCTCATCAAATCTGAACCATTTGATGGATTATACGTAAAGTAATCATTTCCATTGTCGTTGTTTATATACTTAAATCCATATCTGTAATTAGCTAGTGCTGTCATATTTGGCACGCCTGTAAATATTTGTCCATTCCAGTACCCGCTTCTCCATCGCCTTCTTGAATTCTCCCACAAAACCATCTGTGCTGCTCCGGTAGAATTAACTCCCATGGTGAAGTTTCCCGGTGAAGGATCACTTGCAGATTTCCAAGAACTGAAGTGCTTTTGCTCTCCCGATGAAGCTATAATTTTCATGTTTGGCAAAAACGTATCCGTCGGATAATTAGAGCTTTCCCAATAGGCAACGTTATTAAGACTGCTGGATAGTTTGAGATTACCTTCGTTTTCAAGAACTGCAACTGAATCGTTAGCTCGAACTGGAGGATTACTCGCCCAAACTGAAACATTGTTTCCGTCCATAACTATCAAATTCCCATCTTCATCGAATGTGAAGACCCCTTTT is a window from the Manihot esculenta cultivar AM560-2 chromosome 16, M.esculenta_v8, whole genome shotgun sequence genome containing:
- the LOC110607624 gene encoding G-type lectin S-receptor-like serine/threonine-protein kinase B120 isoform X4 → MGFMSKKSVLLFSFFYSLFSLVLFCHAIDRITKGQSLKDGETLVSADENFELGFFSPANSSSRYVGIRYHKIPGQAVIWVANRDKPISDTKGVFTFDEDGNLIVMDGNNVSVWASNPPVRANDSVAVLENEGNLKLSSSLNNVAYWESSNYPTDTFLPNMKIIASSGEQKHFSSWKSASDPSPGNFTMGVNSTGAAQMVLWENSRRRWRSGYWNGQIFTGVPNMTALANYRYGFKYINNDNGNDYFTYNPSNGSDLMRFRITWDGYEEQLKWNESKKNWDEMQKQPANNCELYNYCGDFGVCRALADPECRCMDGFVPRNPDQWAKKNWSDGCVRSRELQCQKNISTAEEDGFKELKCNKLPDFAVVFSQDLSDACKKRCLSKCSCNAYARVENIGCMIWNGDLIDVQDFGKPGIVMQLRLAGSEFDKKGLSAAVIVVIVVAGVVFLAISVWLLWCLKRKLKAAVLPTAASVSLMRKSEVPFSDMSKSKEYSSEMSGPADLVIDGSPVNGPDLPLFNFNSVAEATNNFSEENKLGQGGFGPVYKGKLPGGEEIAVKRLSKISGQGLEEFKNEIILIAKLQHRNLVRLLGCCIQGEEKMLLYEYMPNKSLDCFLFDPTKQALLDWKKRFNIIGGIARGLLYLHRDSRLRIIHRDLKASNILLDEEMDPKISDFGMARIFGGNQNELNTNRVVGTYGYMSPEYAMEGLFSVKSDVYSFGVLLLEIVSGRRNTSYRLTDHLSLIAYAWELWHEDKAMELVDPSIRDSCCEDEVLKCIQVGMLCVQDSPVQRPTMSSIALMLESNSPTLPLPRQPTYTSVRTSSIDTSEIYLEGQEIQEIPELAMTRS
- the LOC110607624 gene encoding G-type lectin S-receptor-like serine/threonine-protein kinase B120 isoform X6, with the protein product MGFMSKKSVLLFSFFYSLFSLVLFCHAIDRITKGQSLKDGETLVSADENFELGFFSPANSSSRYVGIRYHKIPGQAVIWVANRDKPISDTKGVFTFDEDGNLIVMDGNNVSVWASNPPVRANDSVAVLENEGNLKLSSSLNNVAYWESSNYPTDTFLPNMKIIASSGEQKHFSSWKSASDPSPGNFTMGVNSTGAAQMVLWENSRRRWRSGYWNGQIFTGVPNMTALANYRYGFKYINNDNGNDYFTYNPSNGSDLMRFRITWDGYEEQLKWNESKKNWDEMQKQPANNCELYNYCGDFGVCRALADPECRCMDGFVPRNPDQWAKKNWSDGCVRSRELQCQKNISTAEEDGFKELKCNKLPDFAVVFSQDLSDACKKRCLSKCSCNAYARVENIGCMIWNGDLIDVQDFGKPGIVMQLRLAGSEFDKKGLSAAVIVVIVVAGVVFLAISVWLLWCLKRKLKAAVLPTAASVSLMRKSEVPFSDMSKSKEYSSEMSGPADLVIDGSPVNGPDLPLFNFNSVAEATNNFSEENKLGQGGFGPVYKGKLPGGEEIAVKRLSKISGQGLEEFKNEIILIAKLQHRNLVRLLGCCIQGEEKMLLYEYMPNKSLDCFLFDPTKQALLDWKKRFNIIGGIARGLLYLHRDSRLRIIHRDLKASNILLDEEMDPKISDFGMARIFGGNQNELNTNRVVGTYGYMSPEYAMEGLFSVKSDVYSFGVLLLEIVSGRRNTSYRLTDHLSLIAYAWELWHEDKAMELVDPSIRDSCCEDEVLKCIQVGMLCVQDSPVQRPTMSSIALMLESNSPTLPLPRQPTYTSVRTSSIDTSEIYLEGQEIKFQN
- the LOC110607624 gene encoding G-type lectin S-receptor-like serine/threonine-protein kinase B120 isoform X7 gives rise to the protein MGFMSKKSVLLFSFFYSLFSLVLFCHAIDRITKGQSLKDGETLVSADENFELGFFSPANSSSRYVGIRYHKIPGQAVIWVANRDKPISDTKGVFTFDEDGNLIVMDGNNVSVWASNPPVRANDSVAVLENEASSGEQKHFSSWKSASDPSPGNFTMGVNSTGAAQMVLWENSRRRWRSGYWNGQIFTGVPNMTALANYRYGFKYINNDNGNDYFTYNPSNGSDLMRFRITWDGYEEQLKWNESKKNWDEMQKQPANNCELYNYCGDFGVCRALADPECRCMDGFVPRNPDQWAKKNWSDGCVRSRELQCQKNISTAEEDGFKELKCNKLPDFAVVFSQDLSDACKKRCLSKCSCNAYARVENIGCMIWNGDLIDVQDFGKPGIVMQLRLAGSEFDKKGLSAAVIVVIVVAGVVFLAISVWLLWCLKRKLKAAVLPTAASVSLMRKSEVPFSDMSKSKEYSSEMSGPADLVIDGSPVNGPDLPLFNFNSVAEATNNFSEENKLGQGGFGPVYKGKLPGGEEIAVKRLSKISGQGLEEFKNEIILIAKLQHRNLVRLLGCCIQGEEKMLLYEYMPNKSLDCFLFDPTKQALLDWKKRFNIIGGIARGLLYLHRDSRLRIIHRDLKASNILLDEEMDPKISDFGMARIFGGNQNELNTNRVVGTYGYMSPEYAMEGLFSVKSDVYSFGVLLLEIVSGRRNTSYRLTDHLSLIAYAWELWHEDKAMELVDPSIRDSCCEDEVLKCIQVGMLCVQDSPVQRPTMSSIALMLESNSPTLPLPRQPTYTSVRTSSIDTSEIYLEGQEIVSSNDVTVTMIDGR
- the LOC110607624 gene encoding G-type lectin S-receptor-like serine/threonine-protein kinase B120 isoform X2, with the translated sequence MGFMSKKSVLLFSFFYSLFSLVLFCHAIDRITKGQSLKDGETLVSADENFELGFFSPANSSSRYVGIRYHKIPGQAVIWVANRDKPISDTKGVFTFDEDGNLIVMDGNNVSVWASNPPVRANDSVAVLENEGNLKLSSSLNNVAYWESSNYPTDTFLPNMKIIASSGEQKHFSSWKSASDPSPGNFTMGVNSTGAAQMVLWENSRRRWRSGYWNGQIFTGVPNMTALANYRYGFKYINNDNGNDYFTYNPSNGSDLMRFRITWDGYEEQLKWNESKKNWDEMQKQPANNCELYNYCGDFGVCRALADPECRCMDGFVPRNPDQWAKKNWSDGCVRSRELQCQKNISTAEEDGFKELKCNKLPDFAVVFSQDLSDACKKRCLSKCSCNAYARVENIGCMIWNGDLIDVQDFGKPGIVMQLRLAGSEFDKKGLSAAVIVVIVVAGVVFLAISVWLLWCLKRKLKAAVLPTAASVSLMRKSEVPFSDMSKSKEYSSEMSGPADLVIDGSPVNGPDLPLFNFNSVAEATNNFSEENKLGQGGFGPVYKGKLPGGEEIAVKRLSKISGQGLEEFKNEIILIAKLQHRNLVRLLGCCIQGEEKMLLYEYMPNKSLDCFLFDPTKQALLDWKKRFNIIGGIARGLLYLHRDSRLRIIHRDLKASNILLDEEMDPKISDFGMARIFGGNQNELNTNRVVGTYGYMSPEYAMEGLFSVKSDVYSFGVLLLEIVSGRRNTSYRLTDHLSLIAYAWELWHEDKAMELVDPSIRDSCCEDEVLKCIQVGMLCVQDSPVQRPTMSSIALMLESNSPTLPLPRQPTYTSVRTSSIDTSEIYLEGQEIVSSNDVTVTMIDGR